From one Sardina pilchardus chromosome 6, fSarPil1.1, whole genome shotgun sequence genomic stretch:
- the LOC134082850 gene encoding double-strand-break repair protein rad21 homolog A-like translates to MFYAHFVLSKRGPLAKIWLAAHWDKKLTKAHVFECNLESSVESIISPKVKMALRTSGHLLLGVVRIYHRKAKYLLADCNEAFIKIKMAFRPGVVDLPEDNREAAYNAITLPEEFHDFDQPLPDLDDIDVAQQFTLNQSRVEEITMREEVGNITLLQENDFGDFGMDDREMMREESAFEVDITAANSNLLLESEPGTTALPEKSQLDYDDFGDNNLDNSDGGILMDKLLSNEDGGGIFDEPPTVTDPVPLPQGPADDEDDFDNFSPAGGPDSPDSGPAEPLPTMADHTEQTTLVHNEEEAFALEPIDITVKETKAKRKRKLIVDSLKELDSKTIRAQLSDYSDIVTTLDLAPPTKKLMMWKETGGVEKLFSLPAQPLWNGKLLKMFTRCLTPLVPDELRKRRKGGEADNLDEFLKELENPEVPRVDDLMSHTGTVIDQTIMEEPSMLQTSSIEGSRTTLDETLMPPPSRQRGLKRKSNDLETSLPMGPVDLPPDQSVLSVSQSTLPEVPLPLEQTAESMLVRELNLEEEEKNKEKKDDDSEEEEEEESQSGDQDQEERRWNKRTQQMLHGLQRVMAKTGQTSISLLDLCKNNNKKQAAAKFYSFLVLKKQQAVDLTQAEPFSDIIATPGARFHIV, encoded by the exons ATGTTTTACGCCCACTTCGTCCTCAGTAAACGTGGGCCGCTAGCCAAAATTTGGCTGGCGGCTCACTGGGACAAGAAGCTGACCAAAGCCCACGTCTTTGAGTGTAACCTGGAAAGTAGTGTGGAGAGCATCATATCGCCGAAG gtgaagatggctctgCGTACCTCTGGTCACTTGCTGCTGGGCGTGGTCAGAATCTACCACAGGAAAGCCAAATATCTCCTGGCTGATTGTAACGAAGCTTTCATCAAGATCAAGATGGCTTTTCGTCCAG GTGTGGTGGATCTTCCAGAGGACAACAGGGAGGCTGCTTACAATGCCATCACCCTGCCCGAAGAGTTCCATGATTTTGATCAACCACTGCCAGATCTGGA TGACATTGATGTAGCTCAGCAGTTCACTCTCAATCAGAGTCGTGTAGAGGAGATCACCatgagagaggaagtggggaACATCACACTGCTGCAGGAGAATGactttg GTGACTTTGGCATGGATGACCGGGAGATGATGCGTGAGGAGAGTGCTTTTGAGGTGGATATCACTGCCGCCAACTCAAACCTGCTCCTGGAGTCTGAGCCTGGGACAACCGCCCTACCTGAGAAGTCCCAGCTGGACTATGATGACTTTGGAGACAACAACTTGGACAACAGTGATGGAGGAATCTTAA tggacAAGCTTCTCAGTAATGAGGATGGTGGAGGTATTTTTGATGAGCCACCCACAGTCACAGATCCGGTTCCATTGCCTCAGGGTCCTGCAGATGATGAGGATGACTTTGACAACTTCTCCC CCGCTGGTGGTCCCGACAGCCCAGACTCTGGGCCAGCAGAGCCCCTGCCCACCATGGCTGACCACACAGAGCAGACCACTCTGGTTCACAACGAGGAGGAGGCCTTTGCTCTGGAGCCCATCGACATCACTG TCAAGGAGACCAAGgccaagaggaagaggaagctgATCGTTGACAGCCTGAAGGAGCTGGACAGCAAGACCATCCGCGCCCAGCTGAGCGACTACTCGGACATCGTCACCACGCTGGACCTGGCGCCGCCCACCAAAAAGCTCATGATGTGGAAGGAgacaggaggagtggagaagctcttctctctccccgctCAGCCCCTCTGGAACGGCAAGCTGCTCAAG ATGTTCACGCGCTGCCTGACCCCGCTGGTGCCGGAtgagctgaggaagaggaggaagggtggCGAGGCCGACAACCTGGACGAGTTCCTCAAGGAGCTGGAGAACCCAGAGGTGCCCCGCGTAGACGACCTCATGTCCCACACTGGCACAGTCATCG ACCAGACCATCATGGAGGAGCCCAGTATGCTGCAGACCTCCTCCATCGAGGGCAGCAGGACCACCCTGGACGAGACCCTCATGCCCCCACCCTCCAGGCAGCGCGGTCTTAAGCGCAAGTCAAACGACCTGGAGACGTCCCTGCCT ATGGGCCCTGTGGACCTGCCCCCAGACCAGTCGGTGCTGTCGGTGAGCCAGAGCACCCTGCCCGAGGTGCCCCTGCCGCTGGAGCAGACCGCGGAGAGCATGCTGGTGCGGGAGCTcaacctggaggaggaggagaagaacaaggagaagaaggacgacgacagcgaggaggaggag GAGGAAGAAAGCCAGAGCGGAGACCAGGATCAGGAGGAGAGACGCTGGAACAAGAGGACCCAGCAGATGCTGCATGGTCTGCAG AGGGTCATGGCCAAGACTGGACAGACCTCCATCAGTCTCCTAGACCtgtgcaagaacaacaacaagaagCAGGCTGCCGCCAAGTTCTACAGTTTCCTGGTGCTGAAGAAGCAGCAAGCCGTGGATCTGACTCAGGCCGAACCATTCAGCGACATCATCGCCACGCCTGGGGCCAGATTCCATATTGTATAg